In Acidianus brierleyi, one genomic interval encodes:
- a CDS encoding glycoside hydrolase family 57 protein encodes MVERIIVGFEVHQPFRVRKDAFWNPRYTGSVFEKYFDMQLNKEIFERVKKKCYLPATNIILEEIENAENEGRDVKFFFSLSGTFIEQAEKWGKDVLDIFRILASTKKVEFLSQTYYHSVTSLWEDKYEWIDQIKSHKELIKEYFGQDPKIFENTELLTRKDLIQEAEKLGFKGYILEGKESNLKGKSPNYVYKLKDSKISLFFRNYKLSDDIAFRFSKRDWNQYPLTADKFSNWIKDSPGQSILIFVDYETFGEHHWPESGILDFLRWLPRELNKRGVKMVLPSELINEAYYETDIDTTSSWADVNKDETSWLGNLMQWAYDEAVKRSEMPSRELGNEFLKAWKYFTTSDNYYYLFTGGGGPGEVHSYFSSYSSPVDAFLNEFYAINSFLNDELKELKINNEPFFFTKNGKRVDVAWNIKEFNDIIKRDNSLKENEKHLKEWLKNEKN; translated from the coding sequence ATGGTAGAGAGAATAATAGTAGGCTTTGAAGTACACCAACCTTTTAGAGTAAGAAAAGACGCATTTTGGAACCCAAGATATACTGGAAGCGTATTTGAAAAGTACTTTGATATGCAATTAAACAAAGAAATTTTTGAAAGAGTTAAAAAGAAGTGTTATTTGCCTGCAACCAATATAATTCTAGAAGAAATAGAAAACGCAGAGAATGAAGGAAGAGATGTTAAATTCTTTTTTTCATTATCTGGGACCTTTATAGAACAAGCTGAGAAATGGGGAAAAGATGTTTTAGATATTTTTAGAATATTAGCGTCAACTAAAAAAGTAGAGTTCCTTTCACAAACATATTATCATTCTGTAACCTCTTTGTGGGAAGATAAATATGAATGGATAGATCAAATAAAGTCACATAAAGAACTAATAAAGGAATATTTTGGTCAAGATCCTAAGATTTTTGAGAATACCGAACTCCTAACCAGAAAGGATCTTATCCAGGAAGCAGAAAAACTTGGTTTTAAAGGTTATATATTGGAAGGGAAGGAATCAAATTTAAAAGGAAAAAGTCCAAACTATGTTTATAAATTAAAAGATAGCAAAATATCATTATTTTTTAGAAATTACAAATTGAGTGATGATATAGCGTTTAGGTTTTCTAAAAGAGACTGGAACCAGTATCCATTGACTGCAGATAAATTTTCTAATTGGATAAAAGATTCTCCAGGGCAATCAATATTGATATTTGTAGATTACGAAACTTTTGGGGAGCATCATTGGCCAGAATCTGGAATACTTGATTTTCTTAGATGGCTACCTAGGGAATTGAATAAAAGAGGCGTCAAAATGGTCTTACCAAGCGAATTAATAAATGAAGCATATTATGAAACCGACATAGATACTACGTCGTCTTGGGCAGACGTGAATAAGGACGAAACTTCTTGGCTAGGCAATTTAATGCAATGGGCTTATGATGAAGCTGTAAAAAGGTCTGAAATGCCATCTAGAGAGCTTGGAAATGAGTTTCTAAAAGCTTGGAAATACTTTACTACAAGTGATAATTATTATTATCTTTTTACAGGTGGAGGAGGACCAGGAGAAGTGCATTCATATTTTAGTTCATATTCGTCACCTGTTGATGCGTTTCTTAATGAATTTTATGCCATAAATTCATTTTTAAATGATGAATTAAAGGAACTTAAGATTAATAATGAACCTTTCTTTTTTACTAAAAACGGTAAAAGAGTTGATGTTGCTTGGAATATAAAAGAATTTAATGATATAATTAAGCGAGATAATAGCCTTAAAGAAAACGAAAAGCATCTTAAAGAGTGGTTAAAAAATGAAAAGAATTGA
- a CDS encoding sugar phosphate nucleotidyltransferase, which produces MKWDPADIKVIIPIGGEATRLRPLTIETSKATVRLLNRPMIEFSILELAKQGVKEFIFGVRGYINYKSLFDTFKEGIGFSARYRIKPRVHFKYQPRVDSLGNADSVKINMEYYRIEDITLVIQGDNIFRINLKNLIDYHLNKNSIMTIVLKKWNNVEDFGVADLDNDMRIKRFVEKPKKEEAPSNLINTGIYVLSPKIMEIFNNEDVQKMREEGKMDFGKDIIPYLIENGYPVYGYEMNDVWFDVGTPDRYLDAMETLLATLSDQEIGGKRIDENKRIFVQGSSSDSIRRRNIIISKYKRGRLEIEGNALIGRHCQIGSNIFIQNSTVDNFSIIENDVKIIKSSIMDRTYIGKNVRIENSIIGRHSEIKDGTKIIDSVIGDDVTIGEESEIVRSRIYPHRAINSGSKIHDTILT; this is translated from the coding sequence ATGAAATGGGATCCAGCTGACATAAAAGTTATAATACCTATAGGTGGAGAAGCCACAAGATTAAGACCATTGACTATAGAGACCTCTAAGGCAACAGTAAGGCTTTTAAATAGACCGATGATTGAATTCTCTATTTTAGAATTAGCTAAACAAGGAGTTAAAGAATTCATTTTTGGTGTAAGAGGATATATAAACTATAAATCACTTTTTGATACGTTTAAAGAAGGAATAGGTTTCTCTGCTAGATATAGGATAAAACCTAGAGTACATTTTAAATATCAACCAAGAGTAGATAGTTTAGGGAACGCTGATTCAGTAAAAATAAACATGGAATATTATAGAATAGAGGATATAACATTAGTAATCCAAGGCGACAATATTTTTAGAATAAATCTAAAGAACCTTATTGATTATCATTTAAATAAGAACTCTATAATGACTATTGTACTTAAGAAGTGGAATAACGTAGAAGACTTTGGCGTAGCAGATCTTGATAATGATATGCGTATAAAAAGATTCGTAGAAAAACCAAAAAAGGAGGAGGCTCCCTCAAATTTAATAAATACAGGAATATATGTGCTCTCTCCAAAAATAATGGAAATTTTCAATAACGAAGACGTGCAAAAAATGAGAGAAGAAGGTAAAATGGATTTCGGAAAGGACATAATACCTTACTTAATTGAAAATGGTTACCCTGTATATGGATATGAGATGAACGATGTATGGTTTGACGTTGGAACACCTGATAGATATTTGGACGCGATGGAGACTCTTTTGGCTACATTATCTGACCAAGAAATTGGTGGAAAGAGAATTGACGAAAATAAGAGAATATTTGTGCAAGGTTCTAGTTCAGACTCTATACGAAGAAGAAATATTATAATTAGTAAATATAAAAGAGGAAGGTTGGAAATAGAAGGAAATGCGTTAATAGGGAGACATTGCCAAATTGGAAGTAATATTTTCATACAAAATTCAACCGTAGATAATTTTTCCATTATAGAAAATGATGTTAAAATTATAAAAAGTTCAATAATGGATAGAACATATATAGGAAAAAACGTTAGAATAGAAAATTCAATAATAGGAAGACATTCCGAAATTAAAGACGGAACTAAAATAATAGATAGTGTAATAGGCGACGATGTAACTATAGGAGAAGAAAGTGAAATAGTTAGATCACGAATTTATCCTCATAGAGCAATAAACTCTGGTAGCAAAATACATGATACTATACTTACATGA
- a CDS encoding glycoside hydrolase family 15 protein, producing the protein MRYASLGNGKLLINLDENGRIVDIYYPYIGLENQISGIPIRKALWDGENLKFDLDWKTEVSYLDNNNVVEIKSDLEKPKISITSYDFVDIDQPIYYSIIKILNHDNIKRNIKLFYYHDFNIYSNPFGDTALFDPYTFSVIHYKSKRYFATKLLSTSNIDMDFTTSKDDITRDMEDGKLSKNPIAHGNVQSAIGIDIEIEPLSFGKVYYVIAAEKTLEGIRNLINRISPAEIESKFVSNYMFWKSWLSKGNKLSNELSRLYNISLLIIKNHMDINGSFIASSDYSFVNLYGDSYQYCWPRDCAYAAYALDVAGYGELVVKHFNFIKDIINDEGFLYHKYNPNKTLASSWHPWYYEGKRIYPIQEDETALEVWSIGSHYEKYKDLDELIAIYKRVVKPSMYFMMRFVEDGLPKPSFDLWEERYGIHLFTVATVYGGLIKGSLLARDMGDETLGNDAEDVAKVMIEETKKKMVYNGRFIRRIDEYGNIDYTVDASMYAPYFFGMFNINDPLVVNTMKMIENKLIVNGGVIRYENDYYQRRKNLPNPWIITTLWLTEYYADAGNTSKAKSLIEWVNLRATKSGLLPEQVDPENFTSTSVIPLVWSHAEYIIALNKYLAKSNIQ; encoded by the coding sequence ATGAGATACGCTAGTTTAGGAAATGGAAAGCTATTAATTAATCTTGACGAAAATGGAAGAATAGTCGATATTTACTATCCATATATAGGTTTAGAAAATCAAATTTCTGGCATTCCTATTAGGAAGGCCTTATGGGATGGTGAAAATTTAAAATTTGATTTAGATTGGAAAACAGAGGTAAGCTACTTAGATAACAATAATGTTGTAGAAATAAAAAGTGATCTGGAAAAGCCAAAAATTTCTATAACATCTTATGATTTTGTTGATATTGATCAACCTATATATTATTCAATTATAAAAATTCTTAATCATGACAATATAAAAAGAAATATTAAATTATTTTATTATCACGATTTCAATATATATTCAAATCCCTTTGGAGATACGGCATTATTTGATCCATACACTTTTTCTGTAATACATTACAAATCTAAACGATATTTCGCTACTAAGCTTCTTTCAACTTCAAATATAGATATGGACTTCACAACGTCCAAAGATGATATAACAAGAGACATGGAAGATGGAAAGCTAAGTAAGAACCCTATAGCTCACGGTAATGTACAATCTGCCATAGGTATAGATATTGAGATTGAACCACTGTCCTTTGGGAAAGTATATTATGTAATAGCAGCAGAAAAGACATTGGAAGGAATAAGAAATTTAATCAATAGAATTTCTCCAGCAGAAATAGAATCTAAATTTGTTTCTAATTATATGTTTTGGAAAAGTTGGTTAAGCAAAGGAAACAAGTTAAGCAATGAACTATCTAGACTTTACAATATAAGTCTTTTAATAATAAAAAATCATATGGATATTAATGGCTCTTTTATAGCATCTTCAGACTATTCTTTTGTAAATTTATATGGAGATTCTTATCAATATTGCTGGCCTAGAGACTGTGCATACGCTGCTTATGCATTAGACGTAGCAGGTTATGGAGAATTAGTAGTAAAACATTTCAATTTCATAAAAGATATAATTAACGACGAAGGTTTCTTATATCACAAATATAATCCAAATAAGACATTAGCAAGTTCTTGGCACCCTTGGTATTATGAAGGAAAACGAATTTACCCTATTCAAGAAGACGAAACTGCACTTGAGGTATGGAGCATAGGAAGTCACTATGAAAAATATAAAGATTTAGATGAGTTAATAGCAATTTATAAAAGAGTAGTCAAGCCATCTATGTATTTCATGATGAGATTTGTAGAAGATGGATTGCCTAAACCTTCGTTTGATCTTTGGGAAGAAAGATATGGCATACATTTATTTACTGTAGCTACAGTTTATGGAGGTTTAATCAAAGGATCTTTACTAGCTAGAGATATGGGAGATGAAACATTAGGTAATGACGCAGAGGATGTAGCAAAAGTTATGATAGAAGAAACAAAAAAGAAAATGGTATATAATGGTAGATTTATAAGAAGAATAGATGAATATGGCAATATTGACTATACAGTAGATGCTAGTATGTATGCACCATATTTCTTTGGAATGTTTAACATTAATGATCCTTTAGTTGTTAATACCATGAAAATGATTGAAAATAAACTCATTGTAAATGGGGGCGTAATAAGATACGAAAATGATTATTACCAAAGAAGGAAAAATCTTCCAAACCCTTGGATAATAACCACATTATGGTTAACAGAGTATTATGCAGATGCTGGGAATACTAGCAAAGCTAAAAGTTTAATTGAATGGGTTAACTTAAGAGCAACCAAATCTGGTTTATTACCAGAACAAGTAGATCCAGAAAATTTCACATCTACGTCAGTAATACCTCTAGTTTGGTCTCATGCTGAGTATATAATTGCTTTAAATAAATACCTTGCAAAAAGTAATATACAATGA
- a CDS encoding amylo-alpha-1,6-glucosidase — translation MIDPEECEQREWLIPTGTGGYSSSTICGINSRTYHGYLIVPQDPPHKRYMILSKFEDFLIYNGKEYPLSTNRYNYNVYYPNGYRYLNKAILGENFISWNYNFGDLNTTKTLIVNKGSDSISISYSSENGMFRICPLITFRSHHVALKTRPGFFDFSINNNIIEIKLNEKPILYFRINGDFSLENTQYWYYNFFYNLDYERGSNYLEDLYNPFCIVSKSNEIEIDAYVLYPKKCSIMHLNKDIVRLLSASSRDFVVKGKDWAIIAGYHWFDEWGRDTFVSMEGLLLLNGEYEIAKSIIKRYLDFEEKGLLPNGFLHNGEPIYKGVDVSLWAINSIYSFYQYTKDKSFIMKIFPKILDIIDWYWKGNGIINNTNGMLFHIGSPRTWMDAQFDGTVVTPREGAAVEVNALWYNALMITSILSKELGLDYTEFIEKARVVKSAFKENFVGQNGLYDYIDLNMKPNEEIRPNQIFAISLPFPIIDNEEIANKILLTVENELLRPYGLSTLSRKDPSYIPYYRGDRISRDKAYHNGPIWPWLIGAYTDAKIRLEKNIIKVKNLLNEIKPLLDIAGKNNGYIQELFEDIPPYKSGGCIAQAWSVAEVYRSLNKIITFS, via the coding sequence ATGATTGATCCAGAGGAATGCGAGCAACGTGAATGGCTGATACCAACAGGAACTGGAGGATATTCTTCTTCTACTATCTGTGGTATAAATTCCAGAACATATCATGGATATTTGATAGTCCCGCAAGATCCTCCGCATAAAAGATACATGATATTATCAAAATTTGAAGATTTTCTTATTTACAATGGGAAAGAATATCCATTATCTACAAATAGATATAATTATAATGTTTATTATCCTAATGGATATAGATATTTAAATAAAGCAATTCTTGGTGAAAATTTCATAAGCTGGAATTATAATTTCGGTGATTTAAATACTACTAAAACGCTTATAGTAAATAAAGGATCAGATTCCATTTCAATATCTTATTCTTCTGAGAATGGAATGTTTAGGATTTGCCCACTTATAACATTCAGAAGCCACCATGTTGCGCTAAAAACTAGACCAGGATTTTTTGATTTCAGTATAAATAATAATATAATAGAAATTAAATTAAATGAAAAACCTATACTTTATTTTAGAATAAACGGAGACTTCTCACTAGAGAACACTCAGTACTGGTATTATAACTTTTTCTATAATTTAGACTATGAAAGAGGGTCAAATTATTTAGAAGATCTTTATAATCCATTCTGCATTGTAAGTAAATCTAACGAAATTGAAATAGACGCGTATGTTTTATATCCAAAAAAATGCAGTATTATGCACCTAAATAAAGATATAGTAAGGCTCTTATCAGCATCTAGTAGAGATTTTGTAGTAAAAGGAAAAGATTGGGCAATAATAGCTGGATACCATTGGTTTGATGAATGGGGTAGAGATACCTTTGTCTCTATGGAAGGATTACTTTTGCTCAACGGAGAATATGAAATAGCAAAGAGTATAATAAAAAGATACTTAGACTTTGAGGAAAAAGGACTTTTACCTAATGGATTTCTTCATAATGGTGAACCAATATACAAGGGAGTTGATGTATCATTATGGGCCATAAACTCAATATACTCATTTTATCAATATACTAAAGATAAATCATTTATAATGAAAATTTTTCCAAAAATTTTGGATATAATAGATTGGTATTGGAAAGGAAATGGGATAATAAATAATACTAATGGAATGTTATTCCATATAGGCTCGCCACGAACCTGGATGGATGCTCAATTTGATGGCACAGTAGTTACTCCAAGAGAAGGCGCTGCAGTAGAAGTTAATGCATTATGGTATAACGCTTTAATGATTACGAGTATACTATCTAAGGAGTTGGGTTTAGATTATACAGAATTTATTGAAAAAGCTAGAGTAGTTAAATCAGCTTTCAAGGAAAACTTTGTAGGGCAAAATGGACTATATGATTATATAGATCTTAACATGAAACCTAATGAAGAAATAAGACCTAATCAGATTTTTGCTATATCTTTGCCTTTTCCCATTATAGATAATGAAGAAATAGCTAACAAAATTCTTTTGACAGTAGAAAATGAATTATTACGACCATATGGATTAAGTACATTATCTAGAAAAGACCCCTCATATATACCATACTATAGAGGAGATAGAATTAGTAGGGATAAGGCATATCATAATGGACCTATATGGCCTTGGCTTATAGGAGCATATACTGATGCTAAAATTAGACTAGAAAAAAATATAATAAAGGTTAAGAATTTATTAAATGAGATCAAGCCTTTATTGGATATTGCAGGAAAAAATAATGGCTATATTCAAGAATTGTTTGAAGATATTCCTCCATACAAAAGCGGAGGATGTATCGCACAAGCATGGAGTGTTGCAGAAGTTTATCGTTCTTTAAACAAGATCATTACTTTTTCCTAA
- a CDS encoding 4-hydroxyphenylacetate 3-hydroxylase N-terminal domain-containing protein produces the protein MRNSSEYIKSLRDGRSIYYRGTKVDDVTTHPILSVPISHAKSFFDFREDKELRKFLTFNDSKLGEISGFYKIPKNSDDLWYRSRLIQETTRLSSGLFNIIQAIGTDALYALMIVTKKLNDQKFYSNVIKYYEYLATKDLAVATAQTDVKGDRQKRPSEQSDPDLYVRVVDVRDDGIVVRGAKVHTTQSIASNEIIFLPYRAMIEGDKDHAIAFAIPSNTKGLKMIVRPMIEIEGLPSKEDAPLASKHAEAETMTILDDVFVPWERVFMFKDWKYAGELANLFALFHRFTAISYRTVEADLYLGAAKLSARYNNIESAPHVKDEIIDSIMYREIMYMAARISALEPNIDSNSGIAVPNSLYTNIGKLYSNAYFPEILKDVIDIAGGIVSTLPSTADINNPQEKVYIEKYLRGNPQFTGEERFKLLRFVRELVGGPFAGYMLGWMIHAEGSVAASKIAMLREYNFDRAEDLVSKIADVRKK, from the coding sequence ATAAGAAATAGTAGTGAATACATTAAGAGTTTAAGAGATGGTAGAAGTATCTATTATAGAGGTACTAAAGTAGATGATGTAACAACACATCCAATACTTTCAGTACCAATATCTCATGCTAAATCCTTTTTTGATTTTAGAGAAGATAAGGAACTAAGAAAATTCCTTACTTTTAATGATTCCAAATTAGGTGAAATAAGTGGTTTTTATAAGATACCTAAAAATTCTGACGATTTATGGTATAGGTCTAGATTAATTCAAGAAACAACAAGACTTAGCAGTGGGCTATTTAATATAATTCAAGCTATAGGTACGGACGCATTATATGCTTTGATGATAGTAACTAAAAAATTAAATGATCAGAAATTTTATTCTAATGTAATAAAATATTATGAATACCTTGCAACTAAAGATCTTGCCGTAGCTACTGCACAAACTGACGTAAAGGGTGATAGGCAAAAAAGGCCTTCTGAACAGTCAGATCCAGATCTCTATGTAAGAGTCGTAGATGTTAGAGATGATGGAATAGTAGTTAGAGGTGCTAAAGTTCATACTACTCAAAGTATAGCTTCTAACGAGATAATATTTTTACCATATAGGGCAATGATAGAAGGAGATAAGGATCATGCAATAGCTTTCGCTATACCTTCTAATACTAAGGGACTTAAAATGATAGTAAGACCTATGATAGAAATAGAAGGTTTGCCATCTAAAGAAGATGCTCCTTTAGCATCTAAGCACGCAGAAGCCGAAACAATGACCATACTAGACGATGTTTTCGTACCTTGGGAAAGAGTATTTATGTTTAAGGATTGGAAATATGCAGGGGAATTAGCTAATCTTTTTGCCTTATTTCATAGATTTACTGCAATATCATATAGAACCGTGGAGGCAGATCTATATTTGGGTGCTGCAAAATTATCTGCTAGATATAATAATATAGAGAGTGCGCCTCATGTAAAAGATGAAATTATTGATTCTATAATGTATAGAGAAATCATGTACATGGCAGCAAGGATTTCTGCCTTAGAACCTAATATAGATTCAAATAGTGGTATAGCAGTACCTAATTCTCTTTATACCAACATAGGCAAATTGTATTCTAATGCGTATTTTCCTGAAATACTTAAGGACGTTATTGATATAGCAGGAGGTATAGTATCTACTCTTCCATCTACTGCAGATATTAATAATCCTCAAGAAAAAGTGTACATAGAGAAATATTTAAGGGGCAATCCCCAGTTTACTGGCGAAGAAAGATTTAAGCTCCTAAGATTTGTAAGAGAATTAGTTGGTGGACCCTTCGCCGGTTATATGCTTGGATGGATGATTCACGCAGAAGGTTCAGTAGCTGCCAGTAAAATTGCTATGTTACGTGAATATAACTTTGATAGAGCAGAAGATTTAGTTTCAAAAATAGCCGATGTTAGGAAAAAGTAA
- a CDS encoding phenylacetate--CoA ligase family protein produces the protein MSSSLSYYESIHRELKEEGYINSGNINPSERLWNRKIMTMKREDLDKLKSFRLKRIVKWAWENSEFYRKFWKSRGFDPEVIKDWRDVTKIPILRKDDLRNDLSANPPFGSIMVPELARRIRFVGATSGSTGMPTFQGWGALELDYFEEAQARYLWSFAGVKPTVVYANYLNMSGFYSWGPPLVETAMWRCGATAIAGGGETYFSWKNRHNLIFRLWKVDVLATTPWLHRLIGEEAKKEGWETPFKVLLLHGGAAAKNTKEKLFQVHPNAKLAISVWGTTDGHMAIEVPGLDGQLVVWEDMEIFDIVDPKTDEPSNEGERGELIATLLNHFTMPLIRYSLGDYVKNEFLTDPDPTYGITHMRFSEPIPGRVEWMFKVKGKLLLPIYIEDAVDEIPDTTGMFNVFVYDNDMDKLKIRIETVKGNVDALYDKKARELLANRIGLNSDDIDIEWVEPGKTIWTGYKLQVFIDQRKKNK, from the coding sequence ATGTCTTCATCTTTAAGCTATTATGAGTCGATTCACAGGGAATTAAAGGAAGAAGGGTACATTAATTCAGGTAATATTAATCCTAGTGAAAGATTATGGAATAGGAAAATAATGACAATGAAAAGGGAAGATTTAGATAAATTAAAATCCTTTAGATTAAAGCGTATAGTTAAATGGGCATGGGAAAATTCTGAATTTTATAGAAAATTCTGGAAGTCTAGAGGCTTTGATCCTGAAGTTATTAAAGACTGGAGAGACGTAACTAAAATTCCAATTTTAAGAAAAGACGATCTAAGAAACGATCTTTCTGCTAATCCTCCTTTTGGATCTATAATGGTTCCAGAACTAGCTAGGAGAATAAGATTTGTAGGCGCAACGTCTGGTTCAACGGGAATGCCTACTTTCCAAGGATGGGGCGCATTAGAATTGGACTATTTTGAAGAGGCCCAGGCAAGATATCTGTGGAGTTTTGCTGGTGTAAAGCCTACGGTAGTTTACGCAAATTATTTGAATATGAGTGGATTTTACAGTTGGGGTCCTCCTTTAGTAGAAACAGCTATGTGGAGATGTGGTGCCACTGCAATAGCCGGCGGAGGTGAAACTTACTTTAGTTGGAAAAATAGGCATAATTTGATTTTCAGACTGTGGAAAGTTGATGTACTAGCTACTACTCCATGGTTGCATAGACTTATTGGGGAAGAAGCTAAGAAAGAAGGATGGGAAACTCCTTTTAAAGTACTTTTACTTCATGGCGGAGCAGCAGCAAAAAATACCAAGGAAAAACTTTTCCAGGTTCATCCTAATGCAAAGCTTGCAATAAGTGTATGGGGAACTACTGATGGACACATGGCAATAGAAGTTCCTGGTTTAGATGGGCAGTTGGTAGTCTGGGAGGATATGGAGATATTTGACATTGTTGATCCTAAAACTGATGAGCCAAGTAATGAAGGCGAAAGAGGTGAATTAATAGCTACTTTGCTTAATCACTTTACTATGCCTTTAATACGTTACAGTTTGGGGGACTACGTTAAAAACGAGTTTCTCACAGATCCTGATCCAACATATGGAATAACTCATATGAGGTTTTCCGAACCGATACCGGGTAGAGTAGAATGGATGTTTAAGGTGAAAGGTAAGCTCTTACTTCCTATATATATTGAGGATGCTGTAGATGAAATTCCTGATACTACTGGTATGTTTAATGTTTTCGTCTATGATAATGACATGGATAAATTAAAAATTAGAATAGAAACTGTTAAAGGTAATGTTGACGCGCTGTATGATAAAAAAGCAAGAGAACTCTTAGCTAATAGAATAGGCTTAAATTCAGATGATATAGATATCGAATGGGTAGAGCCTGGTAAGACAATATGGACTGGATATAAATTGCAAGTTTTTATAGATCAGAGGAAGAAAAATAAATGA
- a CDS encoding 3-hydroxyacyl-CoA dehydrogenase, which produces MKILVVGSGTMGHGIAEVAAISGFDVKLVDISWEILNRAKEKMLESLKKLYEKGTIKDSPESIMSKIEMAVTYDVAKDIDIAIEAVPEIIDLKRKVFSELDRVAPQHAILATNTSSIPISDIAEITSRKEKVIGMHFFNPPPIMKLVEIIPSKYTSSDTINEIIELSKKMNKIPVRLKVEVPGFVSNRIYFRLLQEACREVEAKEATIEGIDSAARYKLRLPMGIFELADYVGLDVSLDLWNVIVSRGATDVKCSLFSEKVKLKELGVKSGKGFYNYPAGKYSKPELPKESDVKGSRLISLAVNEASWLIENKIVNANEIDTVMKYGFNFPQGLLEIADNLGLDSILYELEDIYSKGYSAYMPNALLKNMVNNGYIGRKSGKGFYEYS; this is translated from the coding sequence ATGAAAATTTTGGTCGTAGGTTCCGGTACAATGGGACATGGAATAGCAGAAGTTGCTGCTATATCAGGATTTGATGTTAAATTAGTAGATATCTCTTGGGAAATTCTTAATAGAGCTAAAGAAAAAATGCTTGAATCTCTTAAAAAACTTTACGAAAAAGGTACTATAAAAGATTCTCCTGAATCAATAATGAGTAAGATTGAGATGGCTGTTACATATGACGTTGCGAAGGATATAGATATTGCAATTGAGGCAGTTCCTGAAATAATAGATTTAAAAAGAAAAGTCTTTAGTGAACTTGATAGAGTAGCCCCCCAGCACGCTATTCTTGCTACTAATACTAGCTCAATTCCTATATCAGACATTGCGGAAATAACTAGTAGAAAAGAAAAGGTCATTGGAATGCATTTCTTTAATCCACCGCCTATAATGAAGCTTGTTGAAATAATTCCAAGTAAATATACTTCTAGTGATACTATAAATGAAATAATAGAATTATCTAAAAAAATGAATAAAATTCCAGTTAGACTAAAGGTAGAAGTTCCAGGTTTTGTTTCTAATAGAATATATTTTAGACTATTACAAGAGGCTTGTAGAGAAGTTGAAGCAAAAGAAGCTACTATAGAAGGCATAGATAGTGCTGCAAGATATAAACTTAGATTACCAATGGGAATTTTTGAATTAGCTGACTACGTTGGATTAGATGTTTCATTAGATTTGTGGAACGTTATTGTAAGTAGGGGGGCTACTGATGTTAAATGTTCTCTATTTAGTGAGAAAGTAAAATTGAAGGAACTTGGCGTAAAGTCTGGGAAGGGATTTTATAATTATCCTGCAGGTAAATACTCTAAACCAGAACTTCCTAAAGAGTCTGACGTAAAGGGATCTAGACTTATCTCACTAGCTGTAAATGAAGCATCTTGGCTTATAGAGAATAAAATAGTTAATGCTAATGAAATTGATACAGTAATGAAGTATGGATTTAATTTCCCACAAGGATTACTTGAAATTGCAGATAATTTAGGATTAGATAGTATTTTATACGAATTAGAAGATATATATTCTAAAGGATACAGTGCGTATATGCCTAACGCTTTACTAAAAAATATGGTCAATAACGGATATATTGGAAGAAAGTCTGGAAAAGGGTTCTACGAATATTCTTAA